The region GGCCTACGATGTGCGGCGCAGCATCTCTTGGGTCGGAAATGTCCGGCCTGTGTTATTGATCTCGATGGAGCGGTTATTGCTGGTCCAGCGGTTCCTGTGGATGCAAGGGGATTGCATGCATCCTTGCTGCCACCTATGGCCACTACGTCCCGGCGGTTGGTGGCAACACTCCATGCAGGTGTTGCCGTTGCGCGCTCTGACGTGAGCCTGTGACGCTCGGTCATAGTGCGACCCCAACGAGCCGGTTCGTCCGGCACTCCGCTTGTCCCTCATCGACGGTTCGCAGCTAAGTCCTTCTGCGTCCGTCTGTGGCGGTAGGCGCATTGTGTCTGTCGATCTAGAGGGTGTTGGCCGGGGCTGGACGGCCTCTCGGCGGAGATCCAGGGCCACGAACGTTTCGGCAACCACGTTGAGATACGCGTGGGCAGCGAGTGGCATCACCCGTAGTACCACGCTAGATGGCCCGCCGGTAGCGTCTGAACGGAGCCGGCCTTGGCGGCGCGTGGGCGGGTGGGCCCGGTGCTGCAATTGCGGCCCGATCCATGCGACGTGGTTGCTGTCGCCGTATTGTGTTAGGGCGATAGGGAGCTGGCGGTTTGGTTCAAACCGGCTTCGGGCGGGTTAGTTCGACCTGATCACCTGGCTGGACCTCCACCTCGCCCTTCGGGTGGCGGATCTCGAGCACTGGCACACCCTCGTCGAGTTGCATGTCCCGTCGCTCGCTACCGGTTGGCATCCGCGCGATTACCGACCCGCCGGCTGGCAACTCCGCCTTCGTACGCTCCGGAGACTCGCGTACGCGGGTGCCGTGGCCTCGGATGGTGCTGACCAGGCCCTCGGAGCGGAGCAGGGAGACGGCCATCCGTACGGCTTCGCGGCCGATGCCGTACTCCTGGGTCAGTCGCGCCTCGCTCGCCAGCGTTGTGCCGGGCGCCAGTTCGCCGGACTCGATGCGCTCGCGGATCAGGTCAGCGAGCTGCACATAGACCGGCGTGTGCGAGCGCGGATCGATGCTCATACCGCACAAGTCTTGTTCCCCCGTGGGCCGGGCTGGTTGTGCCCCTGAGCCCCTGTCCGTATAGTCGCAGGATCGAACCCCGCTCATGGGCGAATTCGGATTACTGCCCCTGCGCTCGGGCTCGATTGGCATGGCCACTGAGCAGCCCCGCTGCCGTACTGCTGGACCGAGGCTGCGGTGGTGGGGCGGGGTGGTCCGCCCGTTCGCGGCGGACGGGTGGGCCACCCCTTCCAGACCCGATCCGAACCGGAAGGCAGGCACAGGATGCGCAACTTCTTGGCACGGTTCCGCAGGGGCGAACGGGAGAGCAGGGGAGCCCACTACCGGTCCAGGGCGTACGCGCCGTTGCGGCCGTGGCAGGTGCGCGGGCGGCGGTTCCGCAGGGTCGGCTGGTTCGGGCGGCGCGGGCTCGACCCGGACGAGGTGCAGGAGTTCCTGGACCGGGTCGCCACCGACCTGACCAGCCTCTACGACGAGCTGGCAAAGAGTCGGGACGAGACAATCCGGGTCAAGGCGGCGCTGCGTCAGTGGCAGTCGCGCCAATCCCGTACGGCGAACGTCTCGGAGCGCTACTGATGGCCGACCGGGAGCGTTTTGTCGTACGCCTACCGGTGCTTGCCCGTGACCTTGCTGGCGCCCAGCGCCTCGCCCGGGTCATGGGCCGGACGATGCGGATCCTGCCGTACGTCGACCCGGGCGAGATCACCGTGTCGTACGAGGACGAGCAGCGCGTACATCATCGGGTTTTCTGTGACCGGTTGCTGGGTGCGGGCCGGCGCTGCCTGCTCCGCGCCGACCACGACGGCCCCTGCGCCCGCCGCCTGTCGCGCTGAACGGGCGTCCTACTCGTCCGGGTTCCAGTCGCGGAGCAGGTCGAAGACGCGTCCGTCGCCGTGCAGCCTCAGGGAGTCGAGCGGGATGCGGTTGTAGAGCCAGAGGACCACGTCACTGGCCGTGGCCCGAGCGGAGGCGGTGGGCGCGTCCGGGCCCTCGCCGGCGGCGGTGGCGCTGGGGAGGCGGGTGGTCCGTGCACCCTCTGCGTCGAGCGAGAGTCGCCAGGAGTGGCCCTCGATGGCGTGGAAGTCGAGGTCGGCGGGCTTGTGCGGCCAGGCGATCGTGGTCGCGCAGCAGGTGGTCAGGAACTCGTCCACACCGTCGAGCGCCACGTCTTCCGGCAGCGGGTGCGGGGCGTCCTGGGTGATCTGGGCGTCGTAGGTGTGGACCGCGACCTCCTGGACCCGGTGCCGGGCGACGGCACCGGCGGTCTGCGGCGACTCCGACCCGCCCCACCACGTCCAGCAGCCGCGATCCGGACCGGCCTCGCGCAGCGCGTTCAGTAGCCGCGCGGTGGAGTCGTCCCACCAGGTCAGCAGGGCTTCGCGCTCCCGAGGCGCGGGATCGAGGCCGTCCGGCGCGAACTCCGCCGGGGGAGTGGCGGCCGGACCGGCGTGGACAACGGCGGTCCATTTGCGCTGGCCCTTGCCCAGGTGTTCCACCAGATCCAGCAGCGTCCAGTCGGGGCAGGTCGGCACCGGTAGATCCAGGCTGGGTGCGGACAGAATCGCGGCGCGGAAGGCGGTCGCGCGTTCGTCGATCAGCCGCAGCAGCGCGGGGAACTCCAGGGTCTTTGCCACGAGGGGTGTCTACCACCCTCGCTTCGACAACCGGAACCCATTTACACCGCCGACGGCGGCTCGGCAAAGCATGCTCGCCGTCCGCGTCATTCGAGCTCCCCGCCGTACGTAGCCTGGTAGAGCAGTCGCCCCAGGCGCTGATGCAGCAGGTGGGCCTGCTGTAGGGGAAGCATGACCTGGCCCCAGCCGGGTCCGTCCGGGTCGCGTCGGACTGGTGCAGATCGATCAGGATGCTGGTCGACCGCTCGTCATCGGTGTCCCAGTGGGACATGGCCGTGAAGGAGAGGTAACCGTCGGCGTCGGGGCCGAGCTCGCCGGCCTCGATGCCGTAGCCGGCGCTGTACTCCGGCCAGCGATCTTCCCAACGTTGCTGCTTGACCTCCCGCCAGGACATGTCCTGCCGGTCAGTGCTGGCGGGGGGAGTCGTCCTGGTGGGTGGTGTCATCCGTTGCCGCTGGTAGGGCCGCTTCGGCGCTCATCGTGGTTCCTCCGACAGCTTTCCACCGGGTGTTGTCATCGCGCGGGTGCGACGACCGGCGTGACGGGAACCTAACTACAGCTCTCCGGTTCGATCGACGACTGAACCGGGGCGCGATGCCCCCCCCGGAACCTAGCGGCTCGCGTTGGTGCCGTTCACCTCGGTCTGGACCAGTTCCACCAGGTCCACGATCTTGGCGGCGACGCGTACGCCGAACGGGGTGAGGCTGTATTCGACGTGTGGCGGGATGGTGGCCTGTACGTCGCGCAGCACCAGGCCGTCGCGTTCGAGTCCCTGAAGGGTCTGGGCGAGCATCTTCTCGCTGACCCCGTCGACCCGGCGGCGCAGTGCGTTGAAGCGGTACGACCCCTCGTGTAACGCGGCGAGGGCGAGCAGGCCCCACTTGCCGGCCAGGTTCTCCACTATCCGCCGGGAGCCGCAGTCGCGGGCGAAGACGTCGGCGACCATCGCGTCGTCGCCGTCGTACCCGTCTGCGGCGGGGGTGGAGTCAACCATGGTCCCTACGGTAGCCGTGAGCTGGGCACTGAGGTTAGTGAAGGTGCTCACTTTTCCTCGGCGCTTTCGAAAAGTTAGTACATCCTTCTGGGAGGCAAGCCGTCAGTTGAGCCGCCGAAGGAGCTGGACATGATCGTCGTCACCGGGGCCACCGGGCATCTCGGCCCCATTGTCATCGAGGAACTGCTGGCGCGCGGTGTGCCCGCCGAGGAGATCGTTGCCGCCGTACGCACCCCGGAGAAGGCGGCCGGGCTCGCCGAGCGCGGCGTGCGGGTGCGCCGGGCCGACTACGACGACCCGGAGAGCCTGGCCAGCGCGTTCGCCGGTGCAGACAGGGTGCTGCTCGTCTCCGGCACCGATGTCGGGCAGCGGGTTCCCCAGCACCGCAACGCGGTCGAGGCCGCCCGCGCGGCCGGTGTCAAGCTGCTCGCCTACACCAGCATTCTGAACGCCGACACGACCAAGCTCGTGCTCGCCGCCGACCACCAGGCGACCGAGGCGATCATCCGCGAGTCGGGTGTGCCGTTCGTGCTCCTGCGCAACGGCTTCTACCTCGACCTCTACACCGAGGGCTTCGCCCAGAATCTCGAACACGGCGCGATCGTCGACGCCTCCGGCGACGGCAAGATGTCCGTCGCCACCCGGGCCGATTTTGCCGCCGCGGCTGCCGCCGTGCTCACCACCGAGGGACACGAGAACAAGGCGTACGAGCTGGGTAGCGACTGGGCCTTCACGGTGCCCGCCCTGGCCGCCGAACTGAGTCGCCAGACCGGCCGTACGGTGGTCTACAACGATCTCACCCCGGCCGAGTACACCGAGTTCCTGGCCGGTGTCGGTGTGCCGCGCCCGATGGCGGAGGTGTTGGCGGACACGCGGGTCGGCGTACTCCGGGGTGAGCTGTTCACCGACAGCGGTGACCTGTCGCGCCTGCTCGGCCGGCCGACCACGTCGCTCGCCGACGCCGTCGCCGCCGCACTCAAGGAACTCGGCTGATCCCGAGCCGATCCCGATCGAGGGGAGCGACCCGGTCCTGATCGAG is a window of Micromonospora sp. NBC_01699 DNA encoding:
- a CDS encoding winged helix-turn-helix domain-containing protein translates to MSIDPRSHTPVYVQLADLIRERIESGELAPGTTLASEARLTQEYGIGREAVRMAVSLLRSEGLVSTIRGHGTRVRESPERTKAELPAGGSVIARMPTGSERRDMQLDEGVPVLEIRHPKGEVEVQPGDQVELTRPKPV
- a CDS encoding DivIVA domain-containing protein, which produces MRNFLARFRRGERESRGAHYRSRAYAPLRPWQVRGRRFRRVGWFGRRGLDPDEVQEFLDRVATDLTSLYDELAKSRDETIRVKAALRQWQSRQSRTANVSERY
- a CDS encoding maleylpyruvate isomerase family mycothiol-dependent enzyme — its product is MAKTLEFPALLRLIDERATAFRAAILSAPSLDLPVPTCPDWTLLDLVEHLGKGQRKWTAVVHAGPAATPPAEFAPDGLDPAPREREALLTWWDDSTARLLNALREAGPDRGCWTWWGGSESPQTAGAVARHRVQEVAVHTYDAQITQDAPHPLPEDVALDGVDEFLTTCCATTIAWPHKPADLDFHAIEGHSWRLSLDAEGARTTRLPSATAAGEGPDAPTASARATASDVVLWLYNRIPLDSLRLHGDGRVFDLLRDWNPDE
- a CDS encoding winged helix-turn-helix transcriptional regulator translates to MVDSTPAADGYDGDDAMVADVFARDCGSRRIVENLAGKWGLLALAALHEGSYRFNALRRRVDGVSEKMLAQTLQGLERDGLVLRDVQATIPPHVEYSLTPFGVRVAAKIVDLVELVQTEVNGTNASR
- a CDS encoding SDR family oxidoreductase; its protein translation is MIVVTGATGHLGPIVIEELLARGVPAEEIVAAVRTPEKAAGLAERGVRVRRADYDDPESLASAFAGADRVLLVSGTDVGQRVPQHRNAVEAARAAGVKLLAYTSILNADTTKLVLAADHQATEAIIRESGVPFVLLRNGFYLDLYTEGFAQNLEHGAIVDASGDGKMSVATRADFAAAAAAVLTTEGHENKAYELGSDWAFTVPALAAELSRQTGRTVVYNDLTPAEYTEFLAGVGVPRPMAEVLADTRVGVLRGELFTDSGDLSRLLGRPTTSLADAVAAALKELG